A genomic stretch from Rhodomicrobium vannielii ATCC 17100 includes:
- a CDS encoding DUF2796 domain-containing protein, whose amino-acid sequence MKILTTIPLAALISACALTASQAEEHRQLGAHVHGHGKLNIALEKNILSIELEAPGADIAGFEHEAATKEDKAKLEKAKATLAKGLELFTPASAAGCKQTSAKVALEAEHEHEGEGKEEHEHAAEAKDHDHEKGEHHHSEFHVEYAFECAAPEKIASLSFGYFKAFPNAQELDVTVITPKGQSSYEVTKDKPKLELKGVM is encoded by the coding sequence ATGAAAATTCTGACAACGATCCCTCTGGCCGCGCTCATCTCGGCCTGCGCCCTCACGGCATCCCAGGCCGAAGAGCACCGCCAGCTCGGCGCGCATGTGCACGGGCACGGCAAGCTCAACATCGCACTCGAAAAGAATATCCTTTCGATCGAACTCGAAGCGCCCGGCGCGGATATTGCGGGCTTCGAGCATGAAGCCGCGACGAAGGAAGACAAGGCAAAGCTCGAAAAGGCGAAGGCAACGCTCGCAAAAGGGCTTGAGCTGTTCACGCCCGCTTCGGCGGCCGGGTGCAAGCAGACGAGCGCGAAGGTTGCCCTCGAAGCCGAGCATGAGCATGAAGGCGAAGGCAAGGAAGAGCATGAGCACGCCGCCGAGGCGAAAGATCACGACCACGAGAAGGGCGAGCATCATCACTCGGAATTCCATGTCGAGTATGCGTTCGAGTGCGCTGCGCCGGAAAAGATCGCGAGCCTGAGCTTCGGCTACTTCAAGGCGTTCCCGAATGCGCAGGAGCTTGACGTGACTGTCATCACGCCGAAGGGTCAATCGAGCTATGAGGTGACGAAGGACAAGCCGAAGCTCGAACTCAAGGGCGTGATGTGA
- a CDS encoding DUF1007 family protein has protein sequence MIQRWFSCLGLILCALAAQTALGRAHPHVWVTMHTEVQLGQNGEVVALRHKWTFDQFYTSFAVEGMDTNGDGVYSEEELKPLAQTNVEALKEFEYFTYAFVGKTKAALKEPTTDYRLEYKDDLLTLYFTLPLEKPVPRDELKDFNFSIYDPGMYVSLTFSKDDPVKLAAPAGATPSPCTPHVGDRAVGQEKKLSQLGENIDPASNLGSQFAERVTFRCTP, from the coding sequence ATGATACAGCGCTGGTTTTCCTGCCTCGGCCTCATCCTGTGCGCACTTGCCGCCCAGACAGCGCTTGGCCGCGCGCATCCGCATGTGTGGGTCACGATGCACACGGAAGTTCAGCTCGGCCAGAACGGCGAGGTCGTCGCCTTGCGGCACAAATGGACGTTCGACCAGTTCTACACGTCCTTCGCGGTCGAGGGCATGGATACGAACGGCGACGGCGTCTACAGCGAGGAGGAGTTGAAGCCGCTCGCGCAGACGAATGTCGAGGCGTTGAAGGAGTTCGAATATTTCACTTACGCGTTTGTCGGCAAGACAAAGGCCGCGCTGAAGGAGCCGACGACCGATTACCGGCTCGAATACAAGGACGACCTGCTGACGCTTTATTTTACGCTGCCGCTGGAAAAGCCTGTGCCGCGCGATGAGCTGAAAGACTTCAATTTCTCGATCTACGATCCGGGCATGTATGTCTCGCTTACCTTCTCGAAGGACGATCCGGTGAAGCTTGCCGCCCCCGCCGGTGCCACACCGTCGCCCTGCACGCCGCATGTTGGCGACCGCGCCGTGGGACAGGAGAAGAAGCTCTCGCAGCTTGGCGAAAACATCGATCCGGCGAGCAACCTCGGCTCGCAGTTCGCGGAGCGCGTCACGTTCCGCTGCACACCATGA
- a CDS encoding ABC transporter ATP-binding protein gives MIASPLPSTEDKPRRHEGGADIVRIGGVQFTWPGRNPFTLAIDGFSLAKGERLLLIGPSGSGKSTFLSLLAGIAKPDAGKIDVLGCDIARLDGAARDRFRAEHYGIIFQMFNLLPYASVIDNVLLPLSFSPSRKKRAEARGGGRTEAARLLGNLGIEPSLIESGSAASLSVGQQQRVAAARALIGSPEIVIADEPTSSLDRNRQQAFLDLLFAEVEAAGATLIMVSHDESLAGRFSRVADLAEIAQASRGGR, from the coding sequence GTGATCGCTTCACCGTTACCTTCCACCGAGGACAAGCCGCGCCGCCACGAAGGTGGCGCGGACATCGTTCGCATCGGTGGCGTGCAGTTCACATGGCCCGGCCGCAATCCTTTCACGCTCGCCATCGACGGCTTTTCGCTGGCGAAAGGTGAGCGGCTGTTGCTGATCGGCCCGTCCGGCAGCGGCAAGTCGACGTTCCTGAGCCTGCTCGCCGGGATCGCGAAGCCCGACGCGGGCAAGATCGACGTGCTGGGTTGCGATATCGCGCGGCTCGACGGCGCGGCCCGCGACCGCTTCCGCGCCGAGCATTACGGGATCATCTTCCAGATGTTCAACCTCCTGCCTTACGCTTCGGTGATCGACAATGTGTTGCTGCCGTTGAGCTTCTCGCCGTCGCGGAAAAAGCGGGCCGAGGCGCGCGGGGGAGGGCGCACCGAAGCCGCGCGGCTCCTCGGCAACCTCGGCATCGAGCCGTCGCTGATCGAAAGCGGTAGCGCGGCGAGCCTCAGCGTCGGCCAGCAGCAGCGCGTAGCGGCGGCCCGCGCGCTGATCGGCTCGCCCGAAATCGTCATCGCCGACGAGCCGACATCGTCGCTCGACCGCAACCGACAGCAGGCTTTTCTCGATCTCCTGTTCGCTGAGGTTGAAGCGGCGGGCGCGACGCTCATCATGGTGAGCCACGACGAAAGCCTGGCCGGGCGCTTCTCCCGCGTCGCCGACCTCGCCGAAATCGCGCAAGCCTCGCGCGGAGGCCGCTGA